Genomic segment of Anaerolineales bacterium:
GTCATCGAGCAGCTGGCGCCATAAACCGTCGCCGCCCTGACAATCCAGCAATGCAGACATCATCCGCGTGTAGCCGGCGAGAATCCGTGCGCGCCGCGGATGATCGGGCGCCAGCGCGCGCAGCAATTCCGCCATGCCGGCGGCCATCCAGCCGTTGCCACGTCCCCAAAAAAACCGCGCATCGGGCGCGTGGAAAAAGAGGCCGTTCGATTGCTGAAGCCGGTCGAGGTAGGCGGACATCGCCAGCGCGGTTCGGTCGAGGCAGCGCGGATCTCCGGCGGCGCGGTACGCCTGCACTTGCAGGATCGTAATCATGTACATGTCATCGATCCAGTAGCGGGCTTCGGCGGTGATGCCATCCGGGCCGGCGGATTCCCATTGCCTCTCCGCGATGTCCATGCCCAGGTCGAGGTATTTCCATTCCCCCGTCTGCAGATGGATCTCCAGCGGGACCGCGCCGGCGACGCGGTAATCCACGTGGGCTTCGGGCGATATCCTTTGGGAGACTTCGGCGATCAACGGGATGTCGAACTTGCGGATCAGCCTGTCCCGTAGGCCGGTGTCGCCCGAGAGGGCTGCGAAGGTCAGCGCCCCATAGCCGGCGCAGACATCAGGGTAGTATAGGAAACCGTCATGCCATTCGAACGGGCGCTCGGCGTAGTTCCCGGCGATCCGCTCGCCGACTTCGCGCGGGGAAAAGCCCGCCGGCCACCGGCGGAGCTCCGTCCGCCCGGAGAGGATCCGCGGCTTCGATTTT
This window contains:
- a CDS encoding glycoside hydrolase family 88 protein, producing MPARRKSKPRILSGRTELRRWPAGFSPREVGERIAGNYAERPFEWHDGFLYYPDVCAGYGALTFAALSGDTGLRDRLIRKFDIPLIAEVSQRISPEAHVDYRVAGAVPLEIHLQTGEWKYLDLGMDIAERQWESAGPDGITAEARYWIDDMYMITILQVQAYRAAGDPRCLDRTALAMSAYLDRLQQSNGLFFHAPDARFFWGRGNGWMAAGMAELLRALAPDHPRRARILAGYTRMMSALLDCQGGDGLWRQLLDDPGAWPETSASGMFAFAMVCGVKQRWLEQAAYARAARKAWLGLAQYVDGGGNVREVCTGTPTGDSAGYYLARPRVVGDLHGQAPLLWTASALLR